Proteins from a single region of Thermotoga maritima MSB8:
- a CDS encoding KamA family radical SAM protein, whose amino-acid sequence MKVKYYTSITQVEQLSPEERERLKRVEEKYRFRANSYYLSLIDWSDPDDPIRKIIVPEEDELEEWGTLDASNEKSYTVAKGLQHKYPDTALFLVNDVCGGFCRFCFRKRLFINVGAEVIRDITPQLDYIRTHKEITNVLLTGGDPLLLSTEKLEKIVSSLREIDHVQIIRIGSKIPAFNPYRIIDDPDLLKMIRKYSTKEKKIYVMTQFNHPRELTREAIEAVNLLKDAGAVLCNQTPLLRGINDDPEVLGELLDRLSFVGVTPYYVFQNRPVSGNRKFAVPIEEGYEIFTKAISNISGVAKRVRYVMSHRTGKIEIAALTKDFIVFKYHRAHDEKNRRKVMVYKRNPQALWFDDYSELLEEYTV is encoded by the coding sequence TTGAAGGTGAAATACTACACCAGCATAACACAGGTGGAACAATTGTCTCCTGAAGAAAGAGAGAGGTTGAAGAGGGTAGAGGAAAAGTACCGATTCAGAGCCAACTCTTATTACTTGAGTCTCATAGACTGGTCAGACCCTGATGACCCTATCAGGAAGATCATAGTACCCGAGGAGGACGAGCTGGAAGAATGGGGAACGCTGGATGCTTCTAACGAAAAATCTTACACCGTTGCGAAGGGACTTCAGCACAAATACCCGGACACGGCCCTCTTTCTTGTGAACGATGTTTGTGGTGGATTTTGCAGATTTTGTTTCAGGAAGAGACTCTTCATAAACGTTGGAGCCGAAGTCATACGAGACATCACACCTCAACTCGATTACATCCGCACTCACAAAGAGATAACGAACGTTTTGCTCACGGGAGGAGATCCGCTGCTTTTATCGACAGAAAAGCTGGAAAAGATAGTGAGTTCCTTGAGAGAGATAGATCACGTTCAAATTATCAGAATAGGTAGCAAGATACCAGCGTTTAACCCTTACAGAATAATAGACGATCCGGATCTGTTGAAGATGATCAGAAAGTACAGCACAAAAGAGAAGAAGATATACGTGATGACACAGTTCAACCACCCCCGGGAACTGACCAGGGAAGCGATAGAAGCGGTGAATCTTTTGAAAGACGCAGGAGCGGTGCTTTGCAATCAGACTCCTCTTCTGAGGGGAATAAACGACGATCCTGAAGTGCTCGGTGAGCTTCTGGACAGACTTTCCTTTGTTGGAGTGACTCCCTACTACGTGTTCCAGAACAGGCCTGTTTCTGGAAACAGGAAATTCGCCGTTCCGATTGAAGAGGGTTACGAGATCTTCACGAAAGCGATTTCGAACATATCTGGTGTCGCCAAGCGGGTCAGATACGTTATGTCTCACAGAACAGGGAAGATAGAAATCGCAGCCCTCACGAAAGATTTCATCGTTTTCAAATACCATAGAGCACACGATGAGAAGAATAGAAGAAAAGTCATGGTGTACAAGAGGAATCCCCAGGC
- a CDS encoding Fur family transcriptional regulator has protein sequence MRMTKNREAVFEIIESSRVPLTAEEIHRKLDVNLSTVYRALKFLEERNLVGSFSVGGPRYFFKKKRHYHFLICEKCGKLFPFEECVDEFLEKLQKKYDFSEESHLFLIHGICKECKKEVEK, from the coding sequence ATGAGGATGACAAAAAACAGGGAAGCCGTTTTTGAGATAATCGAATCTTCCAGAGTCCCTCTCACTGCCGAGGAGATACATCGAAAACTGGATGTGAACCTCTCCACGGTCTACAGGGCATTGAAGTTTTTAGAGGAAAGAAACCTCGTGGGTTCTTTCAGTGTGGGTGGCCCGAGATACTTCTTCAAGAAGAAAAGACACTATCACTTTTTGATCTGTGAGAAATGCGGGAAGCTCTTTCCTTTCGAAGAATGCGTGGATGAATTTCTTGAAAAACTCCAGAAAAAGTACGATTTTTCTGAAGAAAGTCATCTGTTTTTGATTCACGGAATCTGTAAGG